The following nucleotide sequence is from Acidovorax radicis.
TCCGAGGATATTCAACAAAACTAGGCCCTAGCGCTTATCCATCAAGCGCTACCAGCTATTAAATGCGTAGCGCCATGATTCAAAACCGCTCTGTCCTCCTTCCCCACGGAACCACCCTGCAATGCCGCGTCAGTGGCGTGGCAGGCCGCCCGGTGCTGCTGTTTCTGCACGGCTTCCCGGAGGGCGCCTTCATCTGGGACGAGCAGCTGGCGCACTTTTCCCGCCCTGAAAACGGCGGCTACCGCTGCATAGCGCCCTATCTGCGCGGTTTTGGCCCGTCCAGCAGCCCGGTCGAGGTCGATGCCTACCGCGCCAAATACCTGGTGCAGGACCTGGCGGCGCTGATCGCCCACGAGTGCCCCGACGGTGCGCTGGAATGCCTGGTGGCGCACGACTGGGGCGGCGCCGTGGCCTGGAACCTGGCCAACCAGCAGCCGCAGTTGATGAAGCGGCTGGCCATCATCAACTCCCCGCATCCCGGCGCCTTTTTGCGCGAGCTGCAGCACAACCCAGCCCAGCAGGCGGGCAGCCAGTACATGCACTTTTTGTGCAGGCCCGATGCCGAGGCACTGCTGGCCGAAGACGACTTCCGCCGCCTGTTCGCTTTCTTCAACGCGCCCGATGGCAGCGCCCCGGCGTGGCTGACCGACAGCGTACGCGCCCAGTACCGCGCCCTTTGGCAGCAGGGCCTGACCGGCGCCTGCAACTACTACCGCGCCAGCCCGCTGCGCCCACCGCGCGATGGCGATCCTGCGGCCCAAGCCATCACCCTGCCAGAATCCATGCTGGCAGTGACGGTGCCCACGCTGGTGCTGTGGGGCATGGACGACCCGGCCCTGCTGCCCGGCCTGCTCGACGGCCTGCCGGGATGGGTGCCGCAGCTGCAGTTGCGGCAGGTGGAGAAGGCCTCGCACTGGATCGTGCACGAGCACCCCGAACGTGTGGCGCTGGACCTGCAGCGCTTTTTGCAATCAAAATAATAGCTGTCAGCGCTTTATGGGTAAGCGCTAGAGGCCAATTTCTCCATATTTTTCTGGCCACACAGCCAGGCAGTGCCCACCAGCAGACGGCCACCGGTGGAGGCCACCGAGCGTCAATACACCGACGCCTCGCCCTGCGGCCTGGTCTTGAAGCGTTTGTGCACCCAGTAATACTGGCCGGGTGACGCATCGATGTAGCTCTGCAAACGCGCATTCATGAGTGCTGTGTCCGCCTGCACGTCATCCGAGGGGTAGCCGGGCCAGCTGGGCGTGATCTCGGCGCAGTAGCCGCCAGGCGTAAGGCGCGTGACCATCGCAATGACCTTGGCGCGCCCCAGCCGCGCAAAACGCGACAGCGACGGCACCGTGGCGGCCTGCACGCCATAAAACGGCACGAACAGCGAATCATTGCGCCCGAAGTCCATGTCGGGCAGCAGATACAGCAGCCCGCCCTTGCGCAGGTTGGAGATGATGGGCTTGACGCCGTCGTTGCGGTTGAGCATGCGCACATCGCCAAACCGCTGGCGCCCCTCACGAAACCACGCATCCACGGCCGGGTCGGGGTGGGTGGAAAAAATCGATGTGAACGGCCGCGATGTATGCAGCGTGAGCGCCGACCCACCGGCATCCATGCCATAAAAATGCGGCGCAAAGATGATGGTGGGTGTGTCGCCTTCGAGCTCGCCCAGCGCACCCGTGAGCTTCACCCGCTCAAGCACCACCTCACGCGGTGCAAACCACAACCAGCTGCGGTCCAGCCACGATTGGCAAAACACCACAAAAGTCTCTTGGGCCCACACACGCCGCTGCTTCTCAGGCACATCGGGATAACACAACGCCAGGTTGCGCAACGCCACGCGACGGCGCGGCGCGGCCAGCACAAAAAGGATGCGGCCAATCGCCCAGCCCATCCCGCGCAGCACGCGCAGCGGCAACAGGGCCAGCACCCGCATGAACCACACCCCCAGGCGGCCCGTCATGCCGAAGCCCCTTCAGCAGGCAGCGCCTCGGCACGCGGCTGCTTATAACGGGCATAGCCCCAGAGGTACTGCTCGGGGCACTGGCGAATAAGGTGTTCCATGGCTTGATTGATCTGCAAGACGGCAACTTCCAGTTGATCGGACAAAGGCTGCGCCAGCGGTTCGAAATGCGTGACAAACCCCCGCCCCCAGGGCAGGCGCTCGCAGCGCGCCAGCACGATGGCGGCACCGGTCTGCTGGGCCAGGCGCACCGCCAGGGTCATGGTGTAGGCATCACGGCCAAAAAAAGGGGCCCAATGCCCCTGCCCAGCAGGCGGCACCTGGTCTGGCAGAAGACCCACGGCTTCGCCACGGCGCAAGGCCTTGATCATTTGCCGCACACCGGCCAAGGTGGTGGGCACCGCCAGCATGCCGGGCCGATTCCTCGCGGTTTCCATCACCTTGGCCAGCCAAGCCTGGCGAGCAGGCCGGTACAGCACGGTGATCGGGCCGCGTTCTGCGCTCCAGCGCCGGGCCGCCGCCTGGGCTGACAGCTCGAAACACCCCTGGTGCGGCGTCAGGTAAAGGATGCCGCGCCCCGCTGCGTAGGCCTGCTCCACACAGGCCTCCCCTTCAATGCGGCAAGGCAGCGGCGCCCCGAGCCACAAACGCGGCAATTCAGCCACCATGCGGCCCGCATGGCCCACAGCGGCGTGCACCGCGCCCAAGGAGTACCCAGCCCGCGCCAGGTTGGCCATGAACCGGCGCCGGTACGTGGACGATGCAGCAAATGCCACCCAGCCCATAGCCGCCCCTATGACATGGAGCAACCACAGTGGAAACACGGAAAAGAAACGAAAGACGACTGGCATTAAAATAAAGAGGTCGCTGAGTTAAATGAGCAACTTGCAGGGCGACGTTAAAAAAATCTGCTAAAGCGTTCGCCAAAGCTCCTTCGGGGTGAGGGCAACGCCCCAAATGCCGGAACACAGGAGTTTATTCAAATGGCGAACGACTTTCTTTTTACCTCGGAATCCGTCTCCGAAGGCCATCCCGATAAAGTGGCCGACCAGATCTCGGACGCGATTCTCGATGCGATCTTCAAGCAAGACCCCCGCAGCCGCGTCGCTGCCGAAACGCTGACCAACACCGGCCTGGTGGTCTTGGCAGGTGAGATCACCACCAACGCGCACGTGGACTACATCCAGGTGGCGCGCGACACCATCAAGCGCATCGGCTACGACAACACCGACTACGGCATCGACTACAAGGGCTGCGCCGTGCTGGTGGCCTATGACAAACAAAGCAACGACATC
It contains:
- a CDS encoding lysophospholipid acyltransferase family protein → MTGRLGVWFMRVLALLPLRVLRGMGWAIGRILFVLAAPRRRVALRNLALCYPDVPEKQRRVWAQETFVVFCQSWLDRSWLWFAPREVVLERVKLTGALGELEGDTPTIIFAPHFYGMDAGGSALTLHTSRPFTSIFSTHPDPAVDAWFREGRQRFGDVRMLNRNDGVKPIISNLRKGGLLYLLPDMDFGRNDSLFVPFYGVQAATVPSLSRFARLGRAKVIAMVTRLTPGGYCAEITPSWPGYPSDDVQADTALMNARLQSYIDASPGQYYWVHKRFKTRPQGEASVY
- a CDS encoding lysophospholipid acyltransferase family protein, with the translated sequence MPVVFRFFSVFPLWLLHVIGAAMGWVAFAASSTYRRRFMANLARAGYSLGAVHAAVGHAGRMVAELPRLWLGAPLPCRIEGEACVEQAYAAGRGILYLTPHQGCFELSAQAAARRWSAERGPITVLYRPARQAWLAKVMETARNRPGMLAVPTTLAGVRQMIKALRRGEAVGLLPDQVPPAGQGHWAPFFGRDAYTMTLAVRLAQQTGAAIVLARCERLPWGRGFVTHFEPLAQPLSDQLEVAVLQINQAMEHLIRQCPEQYLWGYARYKQPRAEALPAEGASA
- a CDS encoding alpha/beta fold hydrolase, which gives rise to MIQNRSVLLPHGTTLQCRVSGVAGRPVLLFLHGFPEGAFIWDEQLAHFSRPENGGYRCIAPYLRGFGPSSSPVEVDAYRAKYLVQDLAALIAHECPDGALECLVAHDWGGAVAWNLANQQPQLMKRLAIINSPHPGAFLRELQHNPAQQAGSQYMHFLCRPDAEALLAEDDFRRLFAFFNAPDGSAPAWLTDSVRAQYRALWQQGLTGACNYYRASPLRPPRDGDPAAQAITLPESMLAVTVPTLVLWGMDDPALLPGLLDGLPGWVPQLQLRQVEKASHWIVHEHPERVALDLQRFLQSK